GAACATTGTGAAACCAAATAAATGCTCATCTAAGACAAACCAAAACAGCAGGTTAAAAGTATGTGAGACAAAGTAATATCATTTTCATTCTGTAGAAATTCATTAAAGTTAAAGTTATAAAGACAGTGATTAAAAATAAGTGGGGCTGTGTTTCATTGCCATGAAATCTTTCCACTTATTATTAGCTTGACTGTTAATATGACAACTATGTTTTCAGGCTGGGTAAATCTGTtcgacagcagcagcagtgggtCTTTGCTTTCATACTTGATATGTGTGACAACGTATAGAAGGGAACTAGAAGCTGAAGAGAAGTTTGACGTCTGTTTACATGGTTGTGTCTCACTCTGTGCCCAGGGATGCAGAAGATCTACTGAGGGATAAAGCTCTGGGATGTTTTCTCATTCGCCTCAGTGATAAAGCCATCGGCTACATCCTGTCCTACAAGTGAGACAAATCAAGCCTGTTGAATGttattaaagctgcagcttcGATTCATCTCACTGCCTGTACGTTTCCTCCAAAGGGGCCACGACAGGTGTCGTCACTTTGTCATCACCCACAATCAAGACGGACAGTTCACTATATCAGGAGACTGTCAGACTCACCGGAGTCTGGCCGAGCTGATAGAACACTACAAAGTCAGCCCCATCCAGCCGTTCGGAGAATACCTGACTTCCAGTTGTCATGAGGTgagggctctgtgtgtgtgtgtgtgtgtgtgtgtgtgtgtgtgtgtgtgtgtgtgcgacaTGGACAGTCTGAGTAACCGTTAGTCAATTACAATCATCCAGCACTGGAAATGTATGAACATCTGTAACACACTCGTTGGCCTGTTGGCTGGTGCACTGCAGCTAACACACCAATTTCTAAATCTGACAGGCCACTAATTTGACTGGAGcctgttttatttacatattgCACAGTCAGATGTCAGACGGTCTTTGTAAAGAGCCGTAAACAGATAAACGTCTTGTCATTTTCAGGTAAACACAGGTGAGCTGTATGATGTAGTCAATTACAACACCAAAACTAAGTCTGGGGTGAGCGTTCAAGCTCTGCGCTCTCTGTGGGACCAGAGACAAGATCATCGCAGCGACTCTGTCCAGCAGCAAAACGACCTTCATGCAGCGCAGCCACCTGCACTGCCCCCGAAAACTGACACCACCAACAGAAAGCTGATGGGAACGGTGTCTGTGGACACAGTGACGCTCTCACAGGTATGATGGAAATGAACTGACTGGTGTTGGTTTGCATACAAAGAatagattcatttattttatcatgtCTTTTCCTCCGACCATAGTATCTGTTGTCATCCTTACTGTTCCAATTCAGTTTCAAAGAGGTTTTCATACATCAGCTCTATATCTGTAAGAGAAGGCTTTCAGACTTATTCTATCCTGCAATGACGAGTTGCATTTAAATGTTCCTTCACTGGTTTTGGTCATAATCTTGAAGATGTGAATTCACATAGGCCCACATTCAGGCCTCCTTTGTGCATCATCATAATGCAAAGTGATGGTTTTGCTGTCATGTGTCAGGGAGCGCCTCCAGCATCAAAAAGAAGCACTCCTCTTGGCTTCTCCCTGAGTGGAATTTTTCCTGGCACATCATCAAATTCAAATGAAACCCAGGCTGATTCAAGCAGGTCAGAGACACTCAGAGGAAACACAAACCCAGCACAGGTGTCCGACAGAGATTCATTCAACACCACTGACACGAGTTATCCAGGGGACCTTTGTCCACCAGGTGTAGCCTGCTCTGAGCTGACACAGGTGGACAACAGGAGCAAATCTCTTCCACAGCTGGGCAATAGCAaaatggaagaggaggagtaCTCCAACCGACTCATCAGCCCCTCCTCAGGGGGGGCACCTGCTCCACTGAAGAGGGTCACTTGCCACACCTACTCTCTCCACAACCCCAGGCAGCTCAGCAGCTCCAGGTCAGGGCAGCAGAGCGATGACCTGGAGCTTTCAAGGTCCAACCCCTTGTACCAGACCTCCGAGGGGCTTGGAAGGAGTTCAGCTCAGCAGGTACATGGCATGTATGCTGAGGTGCCCCAGAGGTCAACACCTGCTGGTCTACCTGATGACTCCTGTGAGAAGACCCAAGGCAACACTTATGAGTCGCTAGATGATCTGAAGAATAAGAAGTCCAAATCTACCTGGGGGAAAAATGTGAGTCAGAAACAATGACCAGAGGTGTTGATGCTGAGAGCAGAAACATCTGAAataactgtttcttttttctgtttgcagtatACGAAATGGAAGAAGTTCCTTCCTGATTACAAGAAGAAATAAAGCCAACAAAAAGGACTCAGCATATTGATTATTCTGGGACCAAATCCAGAATCAAACGATGATATTTAGTTAACTGGGACAAATATGTCAAACTTTTATAACAACAATTTATTAACTATGAAAGTTATGAATAAGTTAAAcacttatattattattatataattttatgATCAAATTACTCATATTCGCTATGCAACAACACTGTAcacaagaaaatgtatttacattgGAAATCTGTACTTCCATAGGTggataaatgtgttttagagGAAaacaggttcaggtgagaaagtgaggtcaaaataaCATAACCCGACTGCAGTGACCAGGCCACCTCCTAAAAATACTCAATTAGAATAACGCTAGAAATCAATATGGATCAATTTGTACTTCTTATATGATCATATATTTTGTGACTGGATGTTAAAATTGCCATTTGGTTGGCAGCACAAAGAAGGAGAGACGAGGATATGGACAGAGGGAAGGTCCAGTATAAATGTCACTGCTTTGGGGCTGAGCCTCCTTAAAAGTCTGATACACCTGGTCCACAGGTGATGTATTTTGACCCGACTGTCTCATTTAAGGATTAAACACAAGGTCTTGCTCTGTTTAAATGAGAACTTTgataattttacatttc
The Mastacembelus armatus chromosome 3, fMasArm1.2, whole genome shotgun sequence DNA segment above includes these coding regions:
- the sh2d7 gene encoding SH2 domain-containing protein 7; amino-acid sequence: MEKRLGVDVQTETPEGGLKELVLRWFTETQAPHILNNGNFPNWFQGFTARKDAEDLLRDKALGCFLIRLSDKAIGYILSYKGHDRCRHFVITHNQDGQFTISGDCQTHRSLAELIEHYKVSPIQPFGEYLTSSCHEVNTGELYDVVNYNTKTKSGVSVQALRSLWDQRQDHRSDSVQQQNDLHAAQPPALPPKTDTTNRKLMGTVSVDTVTLSQGAPPASKRSTPLGFSLSGIFPGTSSNSNETQADSSRSETLRGNTNPAQVSDRDSFNTTDTSYPGDLCPPGVACSELTQVDNRSKSLPQLGNSKMEEEEYSNRLISPSSGGAPAPLKRVTCHTYSLHNPRQLSSSRSGQQSDDLELSRSNPLYQTSEGLGRSSAQQVHGMYAEVPQRSTPAGLPDDSCEKTQGNTYESLDDLKNKKSKSTWGKNYTKWKKFLPDYKKK